A region from the Salminus brasiliensis chromosome 22, fSalBra1.hap2, whole genome shotgun sequence genome encodes:
- the reep3b gene encoding receptor expression-enhancing protein 3 isoform X2, whose product MMYWIVFALYTVVETVSDLTIAWFPLYYEIKIAFVIWLLSPYTRGASLIYRKILHPLLTSREREIDDYIVQAKERSYETMLNFGKQGLSIAATAAVTAAVKGQGAITEKLRSFSMADLTQIPQDETGGQLYPAYSSSNPARRGAGTTQHDGVEYYQYEQEERTDEDGEGVFSEDEAVTQRGLRRSQSVKVTRSKLRKDARYGSLKIKGRRRPALNTMTYASTDQ is encoded by the exons ATGATGTACTGGATTGTTTTTGCACTCTACACAGTAGTGGAGACCGTCTCAGACCTCACCATAGCCTG GTTTCCCCTCTATTACGAAATAAAGATTGCCTTTGTGATCTGGCTGCTGTCGCCCTACACTAGAGGAGCCAGTCTTATCTACAGAAAGATCCTCCATCCTCTTCTGACTTCAAGAGAAAGG GAAATTGATGACTACATTGTTCAAGCTAAAGAGCGCAGCTATGAGACCATGCTGAACTTTGGCAAGCAGGGCCTAAGTATAGCAGCTACTGCAGCTGTCACTGCAGCTGTCAAG GGGCAGGGTGCCATCACGGAGAAGCTGAGGAGCTTCAGCATGGCCGACCTGACCCAGATCCCGCAGGATGAGACCGGCGGCCAGCTGTACCCGGCCTACTCCAGCTCCAACCCGGCCAGGAGAGGCGCAGGCACCACCCAGCATGATGGAGTCG AGTATTACCAGTATGAGCAGGAGGAGCGGACAGACGAGGATGGCGAGGGTGTGTTCTCCGAGGACGAGGCTGTGACGCAGCGTGGCCTCAGACGATCTCAGAGTGTCAAAGTGACTCGCTCGAAACTACGCAAAGAT GCCCGTTACGGATCTCTGAAGATCAAAGGGCGGCGGAGGCCAGCACTGAACACCATGACCTACGCCAGCACTGACCAGTGA